CTTTGCCTTTTTACCAGTGCCTCAGGGTCTTTTGTAACTGATAACAGCATACGAGACCCCCCTCCCATGGGAAAAGgcttttcttcctctgtgtATCAGTGATCTATCTACTGAATGTTACATCCAACTGTCAAGGCTCCTTTTGCTCTGTGTATGGGTGTGTCTTGTGCTAGCAGCCATTCACTGGTCAGCATATGTGCTTCCATTGTGTACAGCCCCATTTGGTTAACGATGACACTGATGTCATGTCATTATCCTcccctctccctctttcttcttCTAAGCTTTCCAGGGGGCAAAGTTATCAAGTGGCAGCTCGGGAGACGAAAGAAAGATGCTCTGTGTGTCAGTGGCTTGaggggtgtgtgtctgtgtgtgtgtgatgcttATACACTTCTCAAGGCTGCTGCAATTAATTGTGAAGGTGGCGGCCTAGCCAGTCAGCCAGCCTCTATTGCCCCCATCAGGTTGGATATAGGAGGTGCAGGGCCAAGACTTAAGAGCTCAAGATGAGTCGTGACAGGTGATGACTTAGTCCAGGAAGTGTGGCTGAATTTGGGCAGAAGTTGCACTATCTGCTTTTATGGTGGCCACCTCAGCAATGCTGCCCTTCATAATGAAAACAAGCGCACCTCTTAATTATCACTGATAGCAACAAGCTGCCTTCTAGAGTACAGGCTGTCAGTCACTCCACACGAGAATGTATTTCTATAAGCGTTAATGTCAGGTGTCACCCAAAGCTTCTGTTAACACTCTAAACATGCTCTCTCCTTAAGAAAGTAAGTGTTAGCAAtactctcctccctctcctccctcAGTGGGGATGATAAGACGCATGATAATGGATAAGGGGTTTGTATGCGTCTGAGGATATGATGTAACCGCACTGAGCCCCCCTCAGACACACTCACGGAGCACAACTTGAGATAATCTGGTAGACGGTGGATAGAATAATGGCCGAGgatctcactcacacacacttgcaTGTCCCAGAGGAAGCTGCATTCAATGGAAAAGAGTGTGACCTATGACCCATAGTGATGAAAGACTGCTGTTGACAGATATAGTATACCTGTGAGAGTTCTCTGTGTTTGGCTTGTCTGCGGGGGTTTTGTTTCTTAGACCACAGCCTGGACCAATTCACACATTCTCCTCTGGTTTAAAAACTCGGCTCCAACGGTTCGCTTTCGGTATCGATACAAACAGCTCTGCCGTTGGATAAACATGTATTCAAGCACATGTGAATCGTGTAGACGCGCACACGGGGGGCATGAGCACGCATCGCACATCCACACAATGCGCTCAGTgtgctgtgtgtctctctcacaGGGGTACATTTTCTCTCAGGGCAGAGTGTAGGGAAGGAGGGGCAGATTGAGCAGCAGTGCTGTGAGTGAAACCGGAGCTGCCTGAGGAATGCAGGGGGTGTTTTGGGAGGACTGGAGAGTGGAGTTTAGTGGGTGAAGGTGGAGGTGGGGGGGTGGTGACTCGAGGGGTTGGATGGGTGATTAGGGGGTGACAGCTGAGTGCTGACCCCTCTATAATGACAAATCATCTGGCAGGTGTGTGGTTCTGTACCCCCCGCCCCCCCTTACCCACCCAAACTCCCATCATTCCCAGGCCAGGAATCCtcaactgctgctgctggagcaaAGCGCTAAAGGAAGACTTCCGGACATTCATACCATCGCCCTGCAGACTCATGACTTGCCTTTTAGAAGTACGCAGTAGCCTGCCCCGTGCCTGTCCGCTGCCCTCTTTGTGTATTCAACACACAAAGTTTAAGCTCCATCTCTTTAATAAACATAGCTAATGAGGCTCCAGTCCTTGGAGCAAGACGGGGTAGAGTTTATTGATTTAtctgtagatgtttttttttttttttttccccttccagTGTCGGTTCAGCTGAATACAGAGTTTATCTCCCAGGCAGCCTGAAAGTCATTGTACCCTGTTTGGGCCGTGATTCACGTTGACGACAGGCTAAATCCAGAAAGCATCTGATCTTTGGTGCTGTAAAAACAAGTGGTGACCCCGGATCAGCGATAGGTCTGTAAAATCAGACAGGTGTCAGTCTGAGCTCTGCTCTCAGGTCAGTAGTGTAGGAAGAAGTCAAGACTTGAGAATTTCGTGTATGTAGGAGCCTGTTTCGCTCCTTAAACTTGCCGTATGGTAAACAAGAATGTATGAAAGCAGCCAGACCACACAGAGTGGTCTGCAGTGAGCATTGTTTAAGGCTGATTCAGATTGCTCTTCTGTCATGTGCGTCCGCCTTGTGGTTTGTATGTTGATTAAGTGTCTGCTTGGCGAAATAGTCACTGTGGCATTACAGgcctcttttcttttccatcaaGCTCAGGCTTCCACACATCTCCTCTTAATCCAATTCTAGCCAACACATGGAGTCTAGACAAGAGGCCCAGCGCAGCCTGCACCTCCTTGTAGTATCTGTAGTTTTTCCCCTCCGGGGTCCCAGCTTCGCAGCCATTTCCCTGAAGAACCCCAACACCCTTCGCTCGGGAGCGGCGTCCCTGATCCAAACGCAAAGAGGAGCCACACATTCTCAGCTGGAAATCACGCAGAAACCCGCCGGAACATTTCGCCACTTATCTTTTCACTTTGAATTAGAGATGGGGCTCTGCAGTGTTTTCCAGGCAGCAGGAGTGGAGAATACTTTTTCGGGGTCCCGTCAGGAAAGCCTCTGATGGTTATTAGCATTAACAGGAGACATTGCCCAGGTATTCAGAGCTCCAGACccaagtggaaaaaaaacactgttaaCTCTGAACTGTTTTGATCCAACCGCACATGGCTTCTTAAAGCAAAGGGTAACAGCAGATGGTGAGAGTCAGAGGTTGAAAAATAATGCAAGCACTTATCAGCTGTTATGCCTTTGTGAATGCTAAAAGAAATCAAGTAATCTTGCTGTGTGAAAAAACTGCAAAAGGCTCCACCTTTTTGTGTAAATTATACTCTTAGAAGACTTGTATATGAAGGAGTTTTCCATATGGGGAATATTACAGTATTGTTTACTTAAAGTCATGATACGTTTGTTGGAGAAAATAACACACATCACTTCTTGGAGTCAAACCCCCGACCCCCCCTTTACATATTCCCTTGTGACAACTGCAGTCCTAACACTCACACTGTGTCATACTGTGTCATTCACTCGTCTTCATCACCTGCACCCGTCTTTTCCCGCCTCCCCCTTAGCGACATAATGGGCGAGCCCAAAGTGACCCATATTTACCCAATAATACGAAGCTTTGAAAAGACCCATATCGAGTTGCAGCTAATGCTCCAGTGGGGCCCGGAGAGTGAAAGATGTTACCGGCCGAAACGGCTTGGGTTTCAGCGCCCTGCGAAACAAAAGGCAGTCCAGTCCtcggagagagaggggggggggggaggggggggcgtGAAGGAGCATTGGTGCACACAGTGTAGCAGTAGTGTTCAGAGGGGAGCAAAGCGTCTGTTTcacaagtaatttttttttttccgtaaGTTGGTGTttggctaaaaaaaagaaaaagtattctTGTTGTTGCACGTCTTCTGTTGCTGGTCCGTCCTGTCAAGTACAGTCATGTGAAGTTTATCTTTCAGCTTCACTTACATCTAGCCTTTATGGGAAGATGCGGATATTAGCCGCTGAGTTAATGGAGCAGAACTGAACTAACCTCGGGTGTTAGGGGTGAGCGGAGGGCAGGCAGGGTTAGTTTAAGAGAAGAGGGTTTGTGATGATGATACCCAAAGGTGATTCCCCCCCCCCATATCCTCCCCTCCTTCCTCTTTCCACTTCCCAACCCCCTCAACTACACTCTTCCTTGCTCTCCTTCATGTTCTCTTTCTgcgctctctccctctctctccctccttagGGGCAGGCAGGTATAAAGTTACACAGAGCTCTCAGCTTTCTTGGAAGGAATGACCACATGAGTAGCTTGGGGATTAGATTAGCAGGAAGAGCAGACTTAGCCAGGCTGTAAATAGCCCACTTTTTTCACCATTAAAAAGGCCCAGTACAATATAATCAATAGATAGCACTCATCTGATGCAGGAAGCCATATGAGAAGACCTCCCTCAAGTGCTCTGAAGGACAGGCTACAGCAGCTTGGGCCTAATGAAGTTATTATTAATCACTGGGCCTCCTGTTTTGAACTTGTGTGCCGTTTCTCTAGTGGTCTTTGTGTGCACCGTCTGGTTGACATTTTGTGCTGTCCTCCTTGTTATTTTCACTCTATGTtgtgaggtgtttgtgttttcagtgtcaCAGACATGCTACCAAGCATGTTTCACCTtcattttcaatgtttttattgGATTCTTAGGAACAACAGAAAGCAAAATCCGATCTATGCAGCGAGTGTTATCGCCAACACCTTTTCCCCCCTCATCCATCTCTCATTCACATACACCTCGGCTCTGTCAGTCTCTCTGAGCCTCCCTGCAGGTGTTAGGTTTCTCTGTAAAGCAGCCTGAATGAGCATGGAAATCAGAGTGCTGTCTGTGCTCTTGATTCACTTTTCACTTTGAAGTTTCCCGAGCTCACAGGAACAGGGGCCACAAAGCCAGACTCGTGTGAGGGCTTTAGACGCCTCTGTCAGGACTATGGCAGGACGGGGGGGCGTGAGAGGTTTGGGCAGTATTGATGGGGAAGGCTACGTGTTGTCTGGATCGCTGGCGgcctttgcttttttttgctttgtagtTACACGAAAGAGAAAACGGTACAGCTCGCTTTTTAAGCGCACAATACACACTTGAGAAATTACTCGACTGGGAAGGGACGGAGCACTTAAGTAGAGAGGCAGCTATCACTGTGACTGTTTTTTCTGCCTGTGCACgattgtgaaaataaacagtgaCGTTTGCGTTTGCTTAAGATCCCTGCAAAGGAGGTTTGGCAGGATACATCTGTAAGCacttagaaaaaataaaaaacggCTATAATACTTTAATAGAGCCATGTCGGAGAGGCTTTTAGGCACAAGGTGTTCCACTGTTGGTGTATGTCTACGTCCGTCTTTGCTGATCTCATCAAAGGGCCAAAAGGTAccagagagaaggaggaggggaaaaaaatacttcaaaaataaacttaaactcAGGCTACACTCACAGGAAAAGTCTTTAAAAGCAGCCTTCGGGGTGCCAGCCAGGCATTTCTAACATATCCAACCTGCGTTACTCAGCAGAGCTTTCTGTGTGTTCTCAGGTATCTGAATCACGTGCGGGCCGCCGTGACTCAGGACACAGCTGGAGGATACACCTCAGCTTTGGCGTGTTATCGCGCCATCCAGGACGCGTTCAGCGGGCTGTTCCCTCTGAAAGGCTGAAGAAGCTGCTCCAGTTAGAAATGTGACTGAAAAGACTTTAAATATTGCACTACTACCACTACGCTGCTGTGGGTGGGGAGTGCTCTGACTTGTATGTATGTTGTTTgtaacattttttatattttgtgcaaactttatttttaaataaatggcaATGAGCACTGAggttttgtctgtctttttgcagatttattttaaaatgaaacgcaacccagaatttaaaaaaacaaaaaaacaaaatgcaaatgaTTTAGTCACAAAGAAGCTGAGCCGTGACTtcttcaaataaaaaataaagtcagcTCCTACGCTGGTCCTCATTGTGCCAAGTCGATATTTATCCTTACGTTGCATTTGTAGTTTCTTCACACTTCTGTCTCTTTGTGGCTGGTTCTTCAATGGCTTCtgtagacaaacagaaaaaaacatcatagAAACCATCTCTGTGCCAACGTTGAAAATTAGCTCTGGAATTTCAGCACATAAAACAGTGCAAACACAGGTATTCATGCTTTGTAGCTTTATCTTGTGTTAttctcattttaaaaaagttacaGTATATTTACTTTTAATTGTGTCTAAATTATGGTCACAGAAATCATCCCCATGCATGCAAAATTCACACCATGGGCTAAGTAATGTTTAAGTTAAGTGGGAACTTAAAATGTTATGACAGAAAACCGAGGAAATAGTTTCATAATGAAAGACAAACATGCTTGAACTTGCTTTCCTCTTGTTTATTTTCAATGCCTCTTCTTCCTACATATATGGGATGTTTGAGCCTTTTCTTTTGGAAAAATCCCTATCTGCCAATTGCTATAAACTGTATATGAGTCTTTCCTCCCATCTGATCCCCTCAGAATCAGCTGGGCtcttttgttgttcttgttttgtttttgtttttttaaggcctCATAAGAAGGAGTGATTCCTTACCTGACTCTTCAGCATCACTTCCAAAGAGGACGTCTTTAGGGAGTGTGAACCTCACACACATCATATCTTTGTTGGGAGCCACGTTGCGCACAAAATGCACAGAGCATCGGTTCTTCAGAGGGAATCCGAGGCTGCGGGAAGCTCTCTCCACCACATCTGTGTCAGGGTCATCATCTTTGGAGAAGCCGTAGCAGTGCACTGTAGGTAGGTTCTCGTCACAAGGATGCTCCTGGTGGTGCAGGAGGCCCCTGAACGCATCCAGGAAGTCCAGAGCTAAGGCAGGCAGGTTCATCACCACATGAACGGCAGATGTTCCCCTCATCAGTGCAGGCAGCTCCTGCTTTAAAGGTCCCCGGATGAACGCCCTGCCGTCCAGATTGAAGGCTCTAACTTTGCTCTCCACCTTGTTGAGTTTGCAGTTGTGCTGCAGCCATCGGTAGGACTCTGGGTTGAGGTCGTTGGCTAAGATGCTGGCACCTAAGCGAGCAGCTGGGATGGCGAAGGGTCCGACGCCAGCGAAGACGTCAAACACAGTGTCGCCGCGCTTGACGAGCTGCACCACCCGCTGGTGTTCTGTGCTCAGCCGAGGGTTCCAGTACACTCGAGAGAAATCAAACTCGTACGTCACCCCGTTTTCTTTCACCTGGATCGGGATCGGGACAGTGATTAGCCTGTGCACTGAACATATGTAATAACAACAAGTGTGAAACAGGGGGCTCTGTGGAAGTACACATACTTTGGCAACCATGTTCTCCTCTCCAGCCAGCACTTCCATCTTAAAGTTGCGATAAGTGGAATCGATTATGTTTGTCTTATTGACCACACAGGTGACACCAGGATTTTTGTCCATGATCACCTGACCTGCAAGAGAAGGCGCAGAAAAAAAGCCTTACTGTAAAATTGGAAATGGTGGGTGATCCCAGCTGATCCACTGTTTCTGTTAGCTGTATTTAGTCAGATTTATAAGTCATCGTGAATTTTAGACAGAGGGCCCCTGCAGAGAGGGGTACCCACATCAGTTCAGTAGCACCAATCGTGTTAAGTTTGGgtgacacattaaaaaaatacagtgaataAATAAGCAGAAAGACGTGTAGATACTTCAGTTTGTAATAAAACCTCCACCCTGTCCAGGCAGCAGCCTCTCACCTATGAGGTTCTTGTATGTGAGCTGGTGGTCCCTCAGGTTCATGTGTGCGATGTGGCCCACCCGACTGAACGCAGAGGTCACATCCTGACCTTGGGGAAGCACAGCCTCCAGCACTTCTTCGCTCTTCAGGTTGTCATAGGTCAGCTTCAGCTCATAGTAGTGGAGCTCCTCACTGACACTGAACGACCTCAGAGCCTCAGCTTCAGTCTCACTGAAGGAGCTCAGCGAGGAGACTCTGCGAGGGTCCAACAGGACCAAGCGAAAGTCACTACTCTGCTCCTTGTCCTGAACCACCCTGGGCACACCAGGGCGCTGGATGCTCGACTTTTTTAGGCTTTTCACTACTTTGTTTAAGACCCCAATGGGCACCCGTAGAGCAGGGACTGTAATAGTCTGTGTGAAGGCGTCTTTGTCCAGAGAGGTCATACCCCGGACCTCTGGAGGGGGTCGGTACAGTTTAGGCTCCATTATGGGCTTCACAGCCAAGCAAGGATACGCTGCAGAGCAAAAGCAGCGGTGCACAGCGGCAGGATTCAGGCTCCTTTGAGTTTGTGCAGATACAAAGATCCTGCCGAGAAACCTACAAACATAATAACGCCGTAATAATcaggcagaaaagaaaaaacattcatATTATCAGAACAAAGCTTAAAACAAAAGTATACAATTAACTACTAACGATAAAATTCAGATCCAGACAGCTCACCTCAACATCCTCCGATTACAGGCATGCTTCAACTGCGTCATAAGACTTCGACCACCGTCGAGCGGTGATTGGTCAAGCGAGCAGAGACTCGCATTGTGATTGCACGGTGTGATTTCTGACGTGTAGAACGCGACGGAAATAAGAGGCACGTGACTCAACATCAACAGTGATCAGCTGACAAGTTTAGAGGAGGAGAGTTTGAGATGGTATCGTAACTCTGCGGCTCCCCGTCTCCTCTCAATCTgcgagggtttttttttttttaagctaataAATTTGTTTCCCGCTTCGGTTCCCCACCCACAATGAGCATCAACAACGATGTGGACGTGGTCCGTGAACGCACCGCCCGGGACACCGAAGAGACTGCACCTCTGTTACAGGTAAAACAACAGGCGAAGTCCCAAAAGTGAAACTGCGCTGAATGACTTGCTTACCTAAAATCTACAGTCTGAGAcggaaaataaatgtgtttctgtCACAAGGAAGAATTTATGTGTGcaatttatgtgttttatataactttatttatccaaGAGACATTTTCAAtctcagataaaaaaaataatttttttcaagATAAATCTGGCGATAAGTGCAACAAATCTAAAATCACATAtcaataaacatattttaaatggtccaaatttaaaaaataaaagtcaaacatcaacagtgacttttttgtttaatttaataataaactgTGAACTACAGCAGTTAAAATGGCTGGTTTTTGTAGTGTTGTCACTAAATCAGGCTATCAAAATGTCCAGGAAAAACATCACGTGTTTGTTTTGAATTGCTTGTTCATCTGTTTTCTGCCTGTGTCAGCACTTGCAGTGAAAGTACACCCAACACCAGAacctctctttcttcttcttttttcccctctcatgCTAATCTCTAACTTTGTTTCCTTTGGGCTTTGTCTCTTTTTTGCAAATAAATTATGTCCAAAATTGAAGTAGAcaaatatatgatttttttaatatactggCATTATTTCAGTATTTCATTGGTTAAAAATCCAAAGGAACAGACAGgacacaagagaggtgaagaagcgAGTGGTTGGAGACAACCAGGAtagacaggattagaaatgagttagaaatgagtacatcacaGGGACCAAGTCACAGAGACAAGGCTGAGACGGTTTGGAGGGAGGGATAGTGGCTATATTAGACcaaggatgttgaagatggagctgccaggcaaaAGGGAAAGtggaagacctcagaggaggttATGGATGTAGTCAAGGACAGGAAGAGGGTTGGTGTGAAAGAGAGGCGTGATTTAATTACATAACATGGTTTCACAGTTATGTTAAGTAAATGGTCAATTCTACTGTCAGTCCCTCATTTGAGCATGTTgttgtggttatattaaatcaGCTGTCCACATATACGCTGACGGACTGCTCAAAGCTGCTGATGAATCCTGCAAAGACTCTGCAGAAACCAAAGTGTCTCCATCTGCACCTCTTCAGAATGTGCAATTTTAATAGTATTCAggggaaaatggaaaaaacaacaaaccaaaatCATATTTCAACCTTTGAACCACTAATTCTTTGATTTGATGTCAGAGACAGACTAGATTAATTTAATGTTATTTGCTGAAGCTACTTGAAGCTAAAACAGTACACTGATAATGCCTATAAAGACTTTCACCTGTATTACAGCATTGtattaaaaatgactgtaacAGCCATTTTTAATATAATGTATGTTTAGAGAGTTTAGAAGTTTTAGCGTGTCTGTCTAAAGGTAATGAGAAACTCTTTCTAGCTTGATTTTGTTAGTTTATGTGGCTGATTTCAGTGAGCAATATAGAGTTAGAGTTCAAATATAAGCAAGACATAGTGTCTGGCcagtgttgttgtttctgtgttCGAGAGTATCTGAGGGTTCCCATAAATTTTGTCATCATGGTGTGAACATGCGGCTCAATCTGGACGTACACATGTCTCCAAAGTACTGAGAACAACATGTTCTCCCTCTTTTGGCTACTCTCTTTAGGGGTCACCATGGCAGATCATTAGCCTCGGTCTCACCCTATccttagcatcttcctctgtcacaccaaccctctgcatgatCTCCTTGAATAGATCCATCAACCATCTGtgtggtctttctcttttctcctgcctgacagctccatcttcaacattccttgtccaatatatccactctccctcctctgcacgtCCAAACCAACTCAGCTTTggctctctaactttgtctccaaacatCCATCATTGATTTCTTCTTGTTTTGCTTCCAGCTGTGTTAAATTGTAGCCTGTGCAAGCTGGGATAAGCTTTACCTCAGTGTGCCATGCTTTACCATAAACTCCAGctactttgtatttttattcatttgggGTCTTAGTTCACTTCCTGTCTCTCAGTACTGTAACAGGGGGAACTGCAACAGCCTGCAGTTCAATCTAAGCTTGTTGTGACACTGACACAAGAGTTGCCACTCGTTCTGTCCAGGATATCCCCCATTAGAGAGGTCAAGCAGTTTGGGCAGCTCCCCTTATCCTGAGCTCAGGCAGCTGTCCCACAGCCAGCAGCTCAAATCCCTCTCCATCCATTCCCATTTCCATTCCCTGATCCTCCATGCCACTGCTGTGCTCTTTTCATGACATCCATCATCAGGGCCAGCCAGTTGTTCTTAATACTGTCATGAGTAATCTTCCTGAGGCTCTTACAAAATAATCAGATTTCTTCTGCTGCATCTTTTTCTGCATTCTATTTATATTGTGTGTTATATGTGCAGGGAGCTGTGCTATCCAGAGCCAGAGGTGCCTCCTTCGCCTCCTCCGTGTTTAACCTGATGAACGCAATCATGGGCAGCGGCATACTGGGTCTAGCTTATGCCATGGCTAGCACTGGAATAGTTGGGTTTTGGTAAGAATCTTCTCGGTGCATAAGGCAGAAAAATGCATGACTTGACGCCTGGTATCCCAGACGATATCTGGATTAGTTTGTTATAATTCCTATAGAGCATCTAAAACTGTGTTTcctattgtttatttttacaatttGATACGTGTTTGTAAAGATATGATGAGAAACGTTTTTTCCAGTATCCTGTTGGTGCTGGTGTCCAGCCTGGCTGCGTACTCTATACACCTCCTGCTGAAGCTCTGTGACCAAACAGGTGGGTGGGATGCAAGGTAACACGTCCCTGTGGGTGTATCCAGTGGGCTTCATCCAGAGTTGTTACATTTAAACACCctcacttgattttttttccttgttccTTTTACTTATTATTTGTATCCACATTGTGAGAAACTTCAGATGatgtttaaataatattttacagGAGCAAAGAGAGGAGATAAAAACCAGATAATCTCTGGATGTGGGTTATTGAGTCCCACCCATTTTTCCATGAAGAATTTTGTGATGTGATAGTCATCCTGGCATCGTTTTCATGTctgattcttctttttttttctcttcttcttggCTCTAGGTATCAATTCATATGAAGACCTCGGAGGGAAAGCCTTACAAAAACCAGGAAAAGTAAGTGTTGATTTTTGGATTGCTGCACATTTGCCCTGCCAAAAAGTTTATACAAGTTTTTCCACCGTGACCAGAGAACTTGCTCACACTGACTATCTTTTTAGGTTCTGGTTGGAATCGCTATTCTTATCCAAAATATCGGTGGTAAGTGAGCCCCCGGTTCAATGTGCAGTTACATACATCATTTCTGACATGCTGGACAGGAACTgatttttgtgggtttttataGGAGAAGGGTGGTGAAGAGGGTGAGGAGTGCTGCAGGGTCAGACTATGGTCAGTTTATTTTGGAGGTAGATAGCGCCTCCTGCTGGTGCCCAAATGGCTGGGGGTTTTACAGCCATCCTCCTGTGTGGCTATTATCTGGATTCCCTGATAACCTCTGACCCTGCAGCCGCTGTCTCCTCCCCTGAGCCTGAAACACGACTTCTCCTCTAATTGATCGCTGATGGTAAACCCACTCccactgtctgtgtgtggagtAGCCTAATGGGACCCCTCCCTTTATTTCCCTCACCCcctcacttctctctctctctctttctcttactGTCATTCCTCAGCCACAAACCGTGCTTCCCAGACAGTCGAGAGCTGAGGTGATAGCTCCTCTGCAGTCATTAGTGGCACGGCTGAGTGGATTATTGCCGTGCCCTCTGGTATGTTTGCGGTTTTCCCAGCATGGGGGCAGtatgtgtgagagtgtgagagCCAGCACTCCAGCATGCATCTGTCTATACCCCGGGCCCCTTTTATAAGAGTGCAATTAGCCTCACTCTGGGTAAACATTCATCTGCACTGCCAAAGGCTGATGGGCCAATTGACCTTAATTACTGACCAGCCCAGGGCTCTCACAGCCGGCTTCGGCCCTTGTCCTTAATGAAATGAAAGTGGCTCTGTCCTTTGTTGAGCACACTTTGCCGCTATTTGCTGACCACACACAGAAGGTTTAGGTCAACTTTTCTTGAAGTTTACATACGTACTTATTATTATAATACGTTTTCTTACCACTTGGCAGTGCTTTCTCTtcactcagggttttttttcctccctgcttttttttaaagatgcaaaTACTGTCCCACCAGCAGTTTCCACAGATGTGGTGTTATACTTACAGTAACCAGCTGCATCGAACGAAACCATTGCATCATGTCTGCTGTGTGTGATCTCTGTCAGCATGTCTTTATTTGTCTGTGGCTTAAAACTatacatataatataaaattttttcatgctttcttTAAGTTGACGGATGAACTCTCCCAGGGTACGTTTTTGATTAATCGGCTAAAAAAACCCCTGCAGCCTCAGAGTAACATCTTATTGACAGATTTGAGCGCTTACATAAAATGTCTGCAGTTATTCTCAGAGAGGGAATGTCCGTGCGTCTGTGTGGGCCGAAGGGTTGCTGGGGGAATTTTCTTTCATAAACAAATACAGGATCTGGGGGATTAAGGCCAGGCTTATTTAACAGCAAGCGCAAGATCTGCCCCCGGGGGCAATAAGGGCCCAACTGACTCTGGCTAGTGTGGCTTCACAAATCTAAATCCCTTAACATTATCTCCCTTTAAAACTGGCCACACAGCGCATCTGACTACCAAACGTGCTCACTTCTGACGATGCTCTCTTTCCCCCTTTCTTGCTTGCCTATTTAAGTTTTTGGGGCTACTAATACTCACAAAAAGTGACCCCCagtccccctctctctctctctgattggTCGCCTGTGCATACAGGGAAGTATCCTGTTTCCTAGTGAGGTGGAGAAGGGGGGAGAAGTACCTGGATTAGCGTCAGAGATCATTATTGTTAGCATTCCTCCCCCCTTCACACTTCTTCGTCCTGGCTGCTACTCGCGATCTCCGGCAGTTGGAAGTCCTGCATAATGTCCGCTCCTCTATGCCAAGGGCTTTGCCGGTGATCCCCTTGAGCTGCCTGCCCCACCCGTTTGCATTGGAGCCgtagtaccccccccccccaccctgcTATTTCCTCACACTGGAAAAACGCTCATCATCCTCACACAGCAAGTTGTGATTGCTTGTGACAGCA
This is a stretch of genomic DNA from Pelmatolapia mariae isolate MD_Pm_ZW linkage group LG16_19, Pm_UMD_F_2, whole genome shotgun sequence. It encodes these proteins:
- the trmt5 gene encoding tRNA (guanine(37)-N1)-methyltransferase, with protein sequence MLRFLGRIFVSAQTQRSLNPAAVHRCFCSAAYPCLAVKPIMEPKLYRPPPEVRGMTSLDKDAFTQTITVPALRVPIGVLNKVVKSLKKSSIQRPGVPRVVQDKEQSSDFRLVLLDPRRVSSLSSFSETEAEALRSFSVSEELHYYELKLTYDNLKSEEVLEAVLPQGQDVTSAFSRVGHIAHMNLRDHQLTYKNLIGQVIMDKNPGVTCVVNKTNIIDSTYRNFKMEVLAGEENMVAKVKENGVTYEFDFSRVYWNPRLSTEHQRVVQLVKRGDTVFDVFAGVGPFAIPAARLGASILANDLNPESYRWLQHNCKLNKVESKVRAFNLDGRAFIRGPLKQELPALMRGTSAVHVVMNLPALALDFLDAFRGLLHHQEHPCDENLPTVHCYGFSKDDDPDTDVVERASRSLGFPLKNRCSVHFVRNVAPNKDMMCVRFTLPKDVLFGSDAEESEAIEEPATKRQKCEETTNAT